The following coding sequences are from one Chitinimonas sp. BJYL2 window:
- the purH gene encoding bifunctional phosphoribosylaminoimidazolecarboxamide formyltransferase/IMP cyclohydrolase gives MVNIKRALISVSDKTGVLDFARALSEFGVDILSTGGTAKLLAEAGIKVTEVADYTGFPEMLDGRVKTLHPKIHGGILGRRDLASHVSKMAEHGIGGIDLVCVNLYPFEATIANPDCTFDDAIENIDIGGPAMVRSAAKNHAFVAIVTDATDYAPLISEMKANDGALGINTRRKLAKKAFSHTAAYDGAISNYLTSLTESGEQQTYPQRLNVSFEKVQDMRYGENPHQSAAFYRDLDPAAGSLANYRQLQGKELSYNNIADSDAAWEAVKAFDEPACVIVKHANPCGVAIAADTLTAYKLAFATDTTSAFGGIIAFNRVVDAATVEAVTGQFLEVLIAPAFTDEAKVIIAAKKNVRVLEVPLENGANRFDLKRVGGGILVQTPDVHRISVEDFKVVTKKAPTAEQLKDLLFAWRVAQFVKSNAIVFCGGGQTLGVGAGQMSRVDSTKIAAIKAKGAGLDLKGSVCASDAFFPFRDGVDVIAENGVSAIVQPGGSMRDEEVIAAADEHGIAMVVTGVRHFRH, from the coding sequence ATGGTCAACATCAAGCGTGCGCTGATCAGCGTTTCCGACAAAACCGGCGTTCTCGACTTCGCCCGTGCCCTCAGCGAATTCGGCGTGGACATCCTTTCGACCGGCGGCACCGCCAAGTTGCTGGCCGAGGCCGGTATCAAGGTCACCGAAGTGGCCGATTACACCGGCTTCCCGGAAATGCTCGACGGCCGCGTCAAAACCCTGCACCCGAAGATCCACGGCGGCATCCTGGGCCGTCGCGATCTGGCCAGCCATGTCAGCAAGATGGCCGAGCATGGCATTGGCGGCATCGATCTGGTCTGCGTGAATCTGTACCCGTTTGAAGCGACCATTGCCAATCCCGATTGCACCTTTGACGATGCCATCGAGAACATCGATATCGGCGGCCCGGCCATGGTGCGCTCCGCCGCCAAGAACCACGCCTTTGTCGCCATCGTCACCGATGCCACCGATTACGCCCCACTGATCAGCGAGATGAAGGCCAACGATGGCGCCCTCGGCATCAACACACGCCGCAAGCTGGCCAAGAAGGCCTTCAGCCATACCGCTGCCTACGATGGCGCGATCAGCAACTACCTGACTTCGCTGACCGAGAGCGGCGAGCAGCAGACCTACCCGCAGCGCCTGAACGTGTCGTTCGAAAAAGTGCAGGACATGCGCTACGGCGAAAACCCGCACCAGAGCGCCGCCTTCTACCGCGATCTGGACCCGGCCGCCGGCTCGCTGGCCAACTACCGCCAGCTGCAGGGCAAGGAACTGAGCTACAACAACATCGCCGATTCGGACGCCGCCTGGGAAGCCGTGAAGGCTTTTGACGAGCCGGCCTGCGTGATCGTCAAGCACGCCAACCCGTGTGGCGTGGCCATCGCGGCCGATACGCTCACGGCTTACAAGCTGGCGTTTGCGACTGATACCACCAGCGCTTTCGGCGGCATCATCGCCTTCAACCGCGTGGTTGACGCCGCGACCGTCGAGGCCGTGACCGGCCAGTTCCTCGAAGTGCTGATCGCCCCGGCGTTTACCGATGAGGCCAAAGTCATCATCGCTGCCAAGAAGAACGTGCGCGTGCTGGAAGTACCGCTGGAAAACGGTGCCAACCGCTTTGACCTGAAGCGCGTCGGTGGTGGCATTCTGGTGCAGACGCCCGATGTGCACCGCATCAGCGTGGAAGATTTCAAGGTCGTCACCAAGAAGGCCCCGACGGCCGAGCAGCTCAAGGACCTGCTGTTCGCCTGGCGCGTGGCCCAGTTCGTCAAATCCAACGCCATCGTGTTCTGCGGTGGCGGCCAGACGCTGGGCGTAGGCGCCGGCCAGATGAGCCGTGTGGATTCGACCAAGATCGCCGCCATCAAGGCCAAGGGTGCAGGGCTCGATCTCAAGGGTTCGGTCTGCGCGTCCGATGCCTTCTTCCCGTTCCGCGACGGCGTGGACGTGATCGCCGAAAACGGCGTCAGCGCCATCGTCCAGCCGGGCGGTTCGATGCGCGATGAAGAAGTGATCGCCGCGGCTGACGAGCATGGCATTGCCATGGTGGTCACCGGCGTGCGCCACTTCCGCCACTAA
- a CDS encoding GNAT family N-acetyltransferase: MNQHFQIRPAVATDVSAILGMIRELADFEQLSHLVVATEQDLLDHLFGAQGGVECLMGLENDQPVAFALYFYNFSTFLGKRGLYLEDLYVKPVGRGKGYGKALLAALAKLATERQCARFDWSVLDWNENAIRFYQSLGATVMPDWRICRLTGTELQTLAAQG; the protein is encoded by the coding sequence ATGAACCAGCACTTCCAGATTCGCCCCGCCGTCGCGACCGATGTCAGCGCCATACTCGGCATGATCCGTGAGTTGGCGGATTTCGAGCAGTTGTCGCACTTGGTGGTCGCCACGGAGCAGGATCTGCTGGACCACCTGTTTGGCGCGCAGGGCGGCGTGGAATGCCTGATGGGGCTGGAAAACGATCAGCCCGTGGCCTTCGCGCTGTACTTCTATAATTTCTCGACTTTTCTGGGCAAACGCGGCCTGTATCTGGAAGACCTGTATGTCAAACCCGTCGGGCGCGGCAAGGGCTATGGCAAGGCCTTGCTGGCGGCGCTGGCCAAACTCGCGACCGAACGGCAGTGCGCCCGCTTTGACTGGAGCGTGCTGGACTGGAACGAGAACGCCATCCGCTTCTATCAAAGCCTGGGCGCAACCGTGATGCCGGATTGGCGTATCTGCCGGCTGACCGGTACCGAATTGCAGACACTGGCGGCGCAAGGCTGA
- a CDS encoding polysaccharide deacetylase family protein → MPIYGFLSALLVATTAQADTAPAFAWPNGAKAAVSLSYDDATNTQLDHAIPTLDRYGIKATFYLTLSSPTVRERMTDWRAAAARGHELGNHTLFHQCARSQPNRNWVQPHHDLDRISAAQLRDEIRVGNTMLTAIDGQTERTFTAPCAEDKAGGEDYLPLIEPEFVGMKTAIGGVTPSMTTLNRYRVGSMGPEGLSAAEMIAIVREAARKGTMASLTFHGVGGDYLSVSREAHEGLVRYLAEHKTIYWTDTFVNIMRHVRQQSLTTAKPVVAAHPAKTSR, encoded by the coding sequence ATGCCGATTTACGGTTTCCTGTCTGCCTTGCTCGTTGCCACCACGGCGCAGGCCGATACGGCACCCGCCTTTGCCTGGCCCAACGGTGCCAAGGCCGCCGTCAGCCTCAGTTACGACGACGCAACCAACACCCAGCTCGATCACGCCATCCCCACGCTGGATCGCTACGGTATAAAAGCCACGTTCTACCTGACGCTATCGAGCCCCACGGTGCGCGAACGCATGACCGACTGGCGCGCCGCCGCCGCACGCGGCCATGAGCTGGGCAACCACACCCTGTTCCACCAGTGCGCGCGCAGCCAACCGAACCGCAACTGGGTGCAGCCGCACCATGATCTGGATCGCATCAGCGCCGCGCAACTGCGTGATGAAATCCGCGTGGGTAACACGATGCTGACGGCGATTGACGGCCAGACCGAGCGCACCTTCACAGCCCCCTGCGCCGAAGACAAAGCCGGCGGCGAGGACTACCTGCCGCTCATCGAGCCCGAGTTTGTCGGCATGAAGACCGCCATCGGCGGTGTAACGCCGTCCATGACCACGCTCAACCGCTACAGGGTTGGTTCGATGGGACCCGAGGGGCTTAGCGCGGCGGAGATGATCGCCATCGTGCGCGAAGCTGCCCGCAAAGGCACGATGGCGAGCCTGACCTTTCACGGCGTAGGTGGCGACTACCTGAGCGTGAGCCGGGAAGCCCACGAAGGACTGGTGCGCTATCTGGCCGAACATAAGACCATTTATTGGACTGATACCTTCGTCAATATCATGCGCCATGTTCGGCAGCAGTCTTTAACGACGGCAAAGCCTGTTGTAGCGGCGCATCCGGCCAAGACATCCCGATGA
- the gatC gene encoding Asp-tRNA(Asn)/Glu-tRNA(Gln) amidotransferase subunit GatC, translating to MSLTDSDVRRIARLARLRVTDAEVVETGRQLNGIFGLIEQLQSIDTEGVEPMSHARDVALRLREDEARAPNRRDAFLAVAPAAENGLYLVPKVIE from the coding sequence ATGTCCCTGACCGACTCCGATGTACGCCGTATTGCCCGCCTGGCCCGACTGCGCGTCACCGACGCCGAAGTCGTCGAAACCGGCCGGCAACTGAACGGCATTTTCGGCCTGATCGAACAACTGCAATCGATTGATACCGAGGGTGTCGAACCGATGAGCCACGCCCGCGATGTGGCCCTGCGCCTGCGCGAAGACGAAGCTCGCGCACCGAATCGCCGCGACGCCTTCCTGGCCGTGGCACCCGCTGCCGAAAACGGCCTGTATCTGGTCCCCAAGGTGATCGAATGA
- the lpcA gene encoding D-sedoheptulose 7-phosphate isomerase — protein MSAAAHIRATLAESQSLLERVLADEGFIAAVEQASEVLLAAFRAGHKVISAGNGGSHCDAMHFAEELTGRYRDNRPALGAIAVSDPSHLSCVGNDYGFEFVFSRFIEGVGQAGDVFLGISTSGNSKNILRGVEAARAKGMQVILLLGKDGGQLKGLGDAAITVPHFGYADRIQEIHIKVIHILIDLVERGLGYTEVQS, from the coding sequence ATGAGCGCTGCCGCGCATATCCGCGCTACGCTGGCCGAATCGCAGTCACTGCTTGAGCGCGTGCTGGCGGATGAAGGCTTCATTGCCGCGGTCGAGCAGGCCAGCGAAGTGCTGCTTGCCGCCTTCCGCGCTGGCCACAAGGTGATCTCGGCCGGCAACGGCGGCTCGCACTGCGACGCCATGCACTTTGCCGAAGAGCTGACCGGCCGTTACCGCGACAACCGCCCCGCACTGGGTGCGATTGCGGTGTCCGACCCTTCGCACCTGAGCTGCGTGGGCAACGATTACGGCTTCGAGTTCGTGTTCTCGCGCTTTATCGAAGGCGTAGGGCAGGCGGGCGATGTATTCCTCGGCATCTCCACCAGCGGTAATTCCAAAAACATCCTGCGTGGCGTGGAAGCCGCGCGTGCCAAGGGCATGCAGGTCATCCTGCTACTGGGCAAGGATGGCGGCCAGCTCAAAGGGCTGGGCGATGCGGCCATTACCGTGCCGCACTTCGGTTACGCCGACCGCATCCAGGAAATCCATATCAAGGTCATCCACATCCTGATCGACCTCGTCGAACGTGGTCTCGGATATACAGAAGTACAGTCATGA
- a CDS encoding rod shape-determining protein translates to MFGSLSGYFSNDLAIDLGTANTLIFVSGKGIVLDEPSVVAIQQEGGPSAKKTILAVGAEAKKMLGRTPGSITAIRPMKDGVIADFTITEQMLKQFIKKVNPSRLFAASPRIVICVPCGSTQVERRAIKESALGAGARKVELIEEPMAAAIGAGLPVEEATGSMVVDIGGGTTEVGVISLGGIVYANSVRVGGDKFDEAIINYIRRNYGMLIGETTAESIKKAIGSAFPGAEVREMEVKGRNLAEGIPRSFTISSNEILEALTEPLNQIVSAVKQALEQTPPELGADIAEKGMVLTGGGALLRDLDRLLMEETGLPVIVADDPLTCVVRGSGKALEKMDKIGTIFTND, encoded by the coding sequence ATGTTCGGAAGCTTGAGCGGTTACTTTTCCAATGACCTGGCCATTGACCTTGGCACGGCCAACACCCTGATCTTTGTTTCCGGCAAGGGCATCGTCCTCGATGAACCCTCGGTTGTCGCCATCCAGCAGGAAGGCGGCCCCAGCGCCAAGAAAACCATCCTCGCCGTCGGCGCCGAGGCCAAGAAGATGCTGGGCCGCACGCCCGGCAGCATCACCGCCATCCGCCCCATGAAGGACGGTGTGATCGCCGACTTCACGATTACCGAACAGATGCTCAAGCAGTTCATCAAAAAGGTGAACCCGAGCCGTTTGTTTGCCGCCAGCCCGCGCATCGTGATTTGCGTGCCCTGCGGTTCGACCCAGGTGGAACGCCGCGCGATCAAGGAATCGGCCCTCGGTGCCGGTGCCCGCAAGGTTGAGCTGATTGAAGAGCCGATGGCTGCTGCGATCGGTGCCGGCCTGCCGGTGGAAGAAGCCACGGGCTCGATGGTGGTCGATATCGGTGGCGGTACCACCGAAGTGGGCGTGATCTCGCTGGGCGGCATTGTGTATGCCAACAGCGTGCGTGTGGGTGGCGACAAGTTTGACGAAGCCATCATCAATTACATCCGCCGCAACTACGGCATGCTGATCGGTGAAACCACCGCGGAGTCGATCAAGAAGGCCATTGGTTCGGCCTTCCCCGGTGCCGAAGTGCGCGAGATGGAAGTCAAGGGCCGTAACCTGGCCGAAGGCATTCCGCGCTCGTTCACGATTTCCAGCAACGAAATCCTCGAAGCGCTGACCGAGCCGCTGAACCAGATTGTTTCGGCTGTGAAACAGGCGCTGGAACAGACCCCGCCGGAACTGGGTGCCGACATTGCCGAAAAGGGCATGGTACTGACCGGTGGCGGCGCGCTCCTGCGCGATCTGGACCGTCTGCTGATGGAAGAAACCGGCCTGCCCGTCATCGTCGCCGACGATCCGCTGACCTGCGTGGTACGCGGCTCGGGCAAGGCGCTCGAGAAGATGGACAAGATCGGCACGATCTTCACCAACGATTGA
- a CDS encoding MFS transporter, translated as MTTATSRHPLVWVPSLYFAQGLPFAVVMIMASIMYKQLGISNEEITFWTGLLGSAWVFKPLWSPFLEMVGSKKAMVVLFQLLGGLCMIATALTLHLPGFFTFSVALLTLVAFASATHDIAADGSYISNLSSQQQALYSGWLGAFWNGGKLFVQGGVVVVAGKLEASIGVAQAWSTVLGGTGALLIALGVYHLWAMPRTTNAAPVAAGSVANVAETLKDVIVTFFQKPGIWLAVAFIILFRAGEGQVQTVGRLFLLDKTELGGLGLTTEQMGIAYGTFATLAFIGGSILGGYFAAWRGLKKAMFPLIVAMNLPNLTFWYLNAYQPTDIYLITTVLSIEMLGYGFGFTGLILYIMQVVAPGKYPTAHYALGTGIMQLGFVLFQMMSGTIQKWLGYHDFFIWCVVSAIPVLVLALIVKIPDKQPEPSDSPASAADPQAAPG; from the coding sequence GTGACCACTGCCACCTCGCGCCACCCGCTTGTCTGGGTGCCCTCGCTGTACTTTGCCCAAGGGCTGCCGTTTGCCGTGGTCATGATCATGGCCAGCATCATGTACAAGCAACTGGGCATCTCCAACGAGGAAATCACCTTCTGGACCGGCCTGCTGGGCTCGGCATGGGTGTTCAAGCCGCTGTGGAGCCCGTTCCTGGAAATGGTGGGCAGCAAGAAGGCCATGGTGGTGCTGTTCCAGCTGCTCGGCGGCCTGTGCATGATCGCCACGGCACTCACGCTTCACCTGCCGGGCTTCTTTACCTTCAGCGTGGCACTGCTCACCTTGGTGGCATTCGCCTCGGCCACGCACGATATCGCGGCCGATGGCTCGTATATCAGCAACCTCAGCAGTCAGCAGCAGGCGCTGTACTCGGGCTGGCTCGGTGCGTTCTGGAACGGCGGCAAGCTGTTCGTGCAGGGCGGTGTGGTGGTGGTGGCCGGCAAGCTGGAAGCCAGCATCGGCGTGGCGCAGGCCTGGTCCACCGTGCTCGGCGGCACCGGTGCATTGCTGATCGCGCTGGGTGTTTACCATCTGTGGGCCATGCCGCGTACCACCAACGCCGCGCCGGTGGCGGCCGGTTCGGTCGCCAATGTGGCCGAGACACTCAAGGACGTGATCGTCACCTTCTTCCAGAAACCCGGTATCTGGCTGGCCGTGGCCTTCATCATCCTGTTCCGCGCGGGCGAAGGCCAGGTGCAGACCGTGGGCCGGCTGTTCCTGCTCGACAAGACCGAACTGGGCGGCCTGGGCCTGACGACCGAGCAGATGGGCATTGCCTACGGCACCTTCGCCACACTGGCTTTCATAGGCGGCAGCATCCTCGGCGGTTACTTTGCCGCGTGGCGCGGGCTCAAGAAAGCCATGTTCCCGCTGATCGTGGCGATGAACCTGCCCAACCTGACCTTCTGGTACCTGAACGCCTACCAGCCCACCGATATCTACCTGATCACCACCGTGCTCAGTATCGAAATGCTGGGCTACGGCTTCGGCTTTACCGGGCTGATCCTGTACATCATGCAGGTTGTCGCGCCCGGTAAATACCCGACGGCCCACTACGCGCTGGGCACGGGCATCATGCAGCTGGGTTTCGTGCTGTTCCAGATGATGAGCGGCACGATCCAGAAATGGCTCGGTTATCACGACTTCTTCATCTGGTGCGTGGTATCGGCGATTCCGGTGCTGGTGCTCGCGCTGATCGTGAAGATTCCGGACAAGCAGCCCGAGCCCAGCGATAGCCCGGCAAGCGCAGCCGATCCGCAAGCTGCACCGGGCTGA
- a CDS encoding helix-turn-helix domain-containing protein, whose translation MAQHDQICFAVRDALEQYFRDLDGEAPQAIYDMVLAKVEKPMLEVVLGKAQGNQTRAAELLGINRNTLRKKMQEHDLL comes from the coding sequence ATGGCTCAGCATGATCAGATCTGTTTCGCCGTACGCGACGCGCTGGAACAGTATTTCCGCGACCTCGACGGCGAAGCGCCCCAGGCCATCTACGACATGGTCTTGGCCAAGGTCGAAAAGCCCATGCTTGAGGTGGTCCTCGGCAAGGCCCAGGGCAACCAGACCCGCGCCGCAGAGTTGCTGGGCATCAACCGCAATACCTTGCGCAAGAAGATGCAGGAACACGACCTGCTCTGA
- the dusB gene encoding tRNA dihydrouridine synthase DusB: protein MHIGPYPLRNRLIVAPMAGVTDRPFRMLCKRLGAGHAVSEMITSNAMLYGSAKTRRRANFDGELAPVAVQIAGSDPAQMAEAARHNVAAGAQIIDINMGCPAKKVCNVLAGSALLQDEDRVKRILDAVVGAVDVPVTLKTRLGFKNGEENILRVAKLAEDAGIAALALHGRTREDMYNGAARYGLIAEVKRMLKIPVIANGDITTPQKAQQVLHETGADAIMIGRAAQGRPWIFREINHYLDTGTLLAAPRVSEIHAILIEHLQDHYDFHGEYSGCRIARKHIAWYTNGLHGANAFRQRMYVLETTTEQLAAVDAYFTELARQHERLTYQDETALAAA, encoded by the coding sequence ATGCATATCGGCCCCTACCCACTCCGCAACCGCCTGATCGTCGCGCCCATGGCCGGCGTCACTGATCGCCCGTTCCGCATGCTGTGCAAGCGGCTGGGCGCGGGTCATGCCGTGAGTGAGATGATCACCAGCAATGCCATGCTCTATGGCAGCGCCAAGACCCGCCGGCGCGCCAATTTCGATGGCGAGCTGGCGCCGGTGGCGGTACAGATCGCGGGTTCAGACCCGGCACAGATGGCCGAGGCTGCGCGCCATAATGTGGCGGCGGGTGCGCAGATCATCGATATCAATATGGGTTGCCCGGCCAAGAAGGTCTGCAATGTGCTGGCCGGCTCTGCCTTGTTGCAGGACGAAGACCGCGTCAAACGCATCCTCGATGCGGTGGTCGGCGCGGTCGATGTACCGGTCACGCTCAAGACGCGCCTGGGCTTCAAGAACGGCGAAGAGAACATCCTGCGTGTCGCCAAACTGGCCGAGGATGCCGGGATCGCGGCACTGGCCCTGCATGGCCGCACGCGTGAAGACATGTACAACGGTGCTGCACGCTACGGCCTGATCGCCGAAGTAAAGCGCATGCTGAAAATCCCGGTGATCGCCAACGGCGATATCACCACGCCGCAAAAGGCACAGCAGGTACTGCACGAGACCGGTGCCGACGCGATCATGATCGGCCGCGCTGCGCAGGGCCGACCGTGGATCTTCCGCGAGATCAATCATTACCTCGATACCGGCACGCTGCTGGCCGCGCCACGCGTGAGTGAAATCCACGCGATCCTGATCGAGCATCTGCAAGACCATTACGATTTCCATGGCGAGTACTCGGGCTGCCGCATCGCCCGCAAACATATCGCCTGGTACACCAACGGCCTGCACGGCGCCAATGCCTTCCGCCAGCGCATGTATGTACTGGAAACCACGACCGAACAACTGGCGGCGGTGGATGCGTATTTCACCGAGCTGGCCCGGCAACACGAACGACTGACTTACCAAGACGAGACGGCCTTAGCGGCCGCTTAG
- the gatA gene encoding Asp-tRNA(Asn)/Glu-tRNA(Gln) amidotransferase subunit GatA gives MTHTLKHAAELLAGGKTSAVELATDYLGKIAAANSALNAFITVDADKTLAMARAADAARAAGNAGLLTGVPIAHKDIFCAEGWKTTCGSKMLENFVSPYDAGVIERCNAAGLVTLGRTNLDEFAMGSSNENSAFGAVKNPWDPSAVPGGSSGGSAAAVAARLAPAATATDTGGSIRQPAGFCGVTGLKPTYGIVSRYGMVAYASSLDQGGPITQTAEDCALLLNVMAGYDERDSTSLEQAKEDYTRDLAKPLAGLRIGLPKEYFGAGLASDVAAAIEAAMSEYKKLGAEVVEISLPRTELAIPAYYVIAPAEASSNLSRFDGVRYGHRAAEYTDLNDMYEKSRAEGFGAEVKRRILTGAYVLSHGYYDAYYLKAQKVRRLLAEDFQKGFAGCDIIASPVAPTVAWNIGEKANDPVANYLADIYTLGVNLAGLPALSHPVGFGANGRPVGLQLIGNYFAEARLLNAAHQFQLATDWHTRAPSL, from the coding sequence ATGACGCATACGCTCAAACACGCTGCCGAACTGCTCGCCGGCGGCAAGACTTCCGCCGTTGAACTGGCCACCGACTACCTGGGCAAGATTGCCGCCGCCAACAGCGCGCTGAACGCCTTCATCACAGTTGATGCCGACAAGACGCTGGCCATGGCCCGCGCTGCCGATGCCGCGCGGGCTGCGGGCAATGCCGGCCTGCTGACCGGCGTGCCGATCGCCCACAAGGACATCTTCTGTGCCGAAGGCTGGAAGACGACCTGCGGCTCGAAAATGCTGGAAAACTTCGTCTCGCCTTACGATGCCGGCGTGATCGAGCGCTGCAACGCGGCCGGGCTGGTGACGCTGGGCCGCACCAACCTCGACGAATTCGCTATGGGTTCGAGCAACGAGAACTCGGCCTTCGGCGCGGTGAAGAACCCGTGGGACCCGAGCGCCGTACCCGGCGGCAGCTCCGGCGGTTCGGCTGCTGCGGTCGCCGCACGACTGGCCCCTGCCGCCACGGCCACCGATACCGGCGGCTCGATCCGCCAGCCGGCCGGCTTCTGCGGCGTCACCGGCCTCAAGCCCACCTATGGCATCGTCAGCCGCTATGGCATGGTGGCCTATGCATCGAGCCTGGACCAAGGCGGCCCGATTACCCAGACCGCAGAAGACTGCGCGCTGCTGCTGAACGTGATGGCCGGCTACGACGAACGCGATTCGACGAGTCTTGAGCAAGCCAAGGAAGACTACACGCGCGATCTGGCCAAGCCGCTGGCCGGCCTGCGCATCGGCCTGCCTAAGGAATACTTCGGCGCGGGCCTCGCCAGTGACGTCGCTGCCGCCATTGAAGCGGCCATGAGCGAGTACAAGAAGCTCGGCGCCGAAGTCGTGGAAATCAGCCTGCCGCGTACCGAGCTGGCCATCCCCGCCTACTACGTGATCGCCCCGGCCGAAGCCAGCAGCAACCTGAGCCGCTTCGACGGCGTGCGCTACGGCCACCGAGCCGCCGAATACACCGATCTCAACGATATGTACGAGAAGAGCCGCGCCGAAGGCTTCGGTGCCGAGGTCAAACGCCGCATTCTCACCGGCGCCTATGTGCTGAGCCACGGCTACTACGACGCCTACTACCTCAAGGCCCAGAAGGTACGTCGCCTGCTGGCCGAGGACTTCCAGAAGGGCTTCGCCGGCTGCGACATCATCGCCTCCCCGGTCGCCCCGACAGTGGCCTGGAATATCGGCGAAAAGGCCAACGACCCGGTCGCCAACTATCTGGCCGATATCTATACGCTGGGCGTAAACCTCGCCGGCCTGCCGGCGCTGTCGCACCCGGTTGGCTTCGGTGCCAATGGCCGTCCGGTGGGTCTGCAACTGATCGGCAATTACTTTGCCGAAGCGCGCTTGCTGAATGCGGCGCATCAGTTCCAGCTCGCCACCGACTGGCACACCCGCGCGCCGTCGCTGTAA
- the gatB gene encoding Asp-tRNA(Asn)/Glu-tRNA(Gln) amidotransferase subunit GatB, translating to MTWEVVIGLEIHTQLSTQSKIFSNASTAFGAEPNTHTSTVDIALPGVLPVMNKAAVEKAIQFGLAIGAKINRKSVFARKNYFYPDLPKGYQISQFELPVVEGGAVTIRVGNEEKRINLTRAHLEEDAGKSVHEDFHGMSGIDLNRAGTPLLEIVSEPEMRSAAEAVAYAKALHSLVTWIGICDGNMQEGSFRCDVNVSVRPKGQKEFGTRREIKNLNSFKFMEQAIKYETQWQIEQIEDGHTIQQATVLFDPDTGETRMMRSKEDAHDYRYFPDPDLPPLVIGEDWIERVKASLPELPEAMQARFESQYGIPTYDAATLTASKATAAYYEATVAAGADAKLASNWIMGDISAALNREEKDIADCPVEPQRLAELIVRVMDKTINNKSAKDVLKAMWESDKRADALIDELGLKQTTDTGAIEAMVDEILAANAPMVAEFKAGKEKAFNALVGQCMKAAKGKADPATINEILKRKLG from the coding sequence ATGACTTGGGAAGTCGTCATCGGGCTGGAAATCCACACCCAGCTCTCGACCCAATCGAAAATCTTCTCCAACGCCAGCACGGCCTTCGGGGCGGAACCCAATACGCACACCTCCACGGTGGATATCGCCCTGCCCGGCGTGCTGCCGGTGATGAACAAGGCTGCCGTCGAGAAGGCCATCCAGTTTGGCCTGGCCATCGGCGCCAAGATCAACCGCAAATCGGTGTTCGCGCGTAAAAACTACTTCTACCCCGATCTGCCCAAGGGCTACCAGATCAGCCAGTTCGAGCTGCCGGTGGTGGAAGGCGGCGCGGTCACCATCCGCGTGGGCAATGAAGAGAAGCGTATCAACCTGACGCGGGCGCATCTGGAAGAAGATGCCGGCAAGTCGGTACATGAAGACTTCCACGGCATGAGCGGTATCGATCTGAACCGCGCCGGTACGCCCTTGCTGGAAATCGTGTCCGAACCCGAAATGCGCTCCGCGGCCGAGGCCGTGGCCTATGCCAAGGCGCTGCACAGCCTGGTGACCTGGATCGGCATTTGCGACGGCAATATGCAGGAAGGCTCGTTCCGCTGTGACGTGAACGTGTCGGTGCGCCCCAAGGGCCAGAAGGAGTTCGGCACGCGCCGCGAGATCAAGAACCTGAACAGCTTCAAGTTCATGGAGCAGGCGATCAAGTACGAGACCCAGTGGCAGATCGAGCAGATTGAAGACGGCCACACCATCCAGCAGGCCACCGTGCTGTTCGACCCCGATACGGGCGAAACCCGCATGATGCGCAGCAAGGAAGATGCGCACGATTACCGCTACTTCCCCGATCCGGACCTGCCACCGCTGGTGATTGGTGAAGACTGGATCGAGCGCGTGAAGGCCAGCCTGCCCGAGCTGCCCGAAGCCATGCAGGCGCGCTTTGAATCGCAGTATGGCATTCCCACTTACGACGCAGCCACGCTCACCGCCAGCAAGGCCACGGCGGCCTATTACGAAGCCACGGTCGCGGCTGGCGCCGATGCCAAGCTCGCCAGCAACTGGATCATGGGCGACATTTCCGCCGCGCTGAACCGCGAGGAGAAAGACATCGCCGATTGCCCGGTCGAGCCCCAGCGCCTTGCCGAGCTGATCGTTCGCGTGATGGACAAGACCATCAACAACAAATCGGCCAAGGACGTGCTCAAGGCCATGTGGGAATCGGACAAGCGTGCCGATGCGTTGATCGACGAGCTGGGCCTGAAGCAAACCACCGATACCGGCGCAATTGAAGCGATGGTCGACGAGATTCTCGCCGCCAACGCGCCCATGGTGGCCGAGTTCAAGGCCGGCAAGGAGAAGGCTTTCAACGCGCTGGTCGGCCAGTGCATGAAGGCCGCCAAGGGCAAGGCCGACCCGGCCACGATCAACGAGATCCTCAAGCGCAAGCTGGGCTGA